From a single Intestinibaculum porci genomic region:
- the cysD gene encoding sulfate adenylyltransferase subunit CysD, with protein MSQSHLDALEAEAIYIIREVAAECENPVMLYSIGKDSSVMLHLALKAFYPEKPPFPFLHVDTTWKFHEMIAFRDRIAKELGIEMIAYTNQEGVKAGVNPFDYGSSYTDIMKTQALKQALKKYGFTAAFGGGRRDEEKSRAKERIFSFRNEAQAWDPKNQRPEMWKLYNTRIHKGESMRVFPISNWTEKDIWQYIKRENIEIVPLYFAKQRPVIERDGNLIMVDDDRLKLRPGEKIEMKKVRFRTLGCYPLTGAIESNAETLDEIIEETLSAVESERTSRVIDHEESGSMERRKKEGYF; from the coding sequence ATGAGTCAATCGCACTTAGATGCCTTAGAAGCTGAGGCTATATATATTATTCGAGAAGTAGCGGCGGAATGCGAGAATCCGGTGATGCTTTATTCGATTGGGAAAGACAGTTCAGTGATGCTGCACCTGGCATTAAAAGCATTCTATCCAGAAAAACCGCCTTTTCCATTCTTGCATGTCGATACGACCTGGAAATTTCACGAAATGATTGCATTCCGTGATCGTATCGCTAAAGAGTTAGGCATTGAAATGATCGCCTACACCAATCAGGAAGGCGTTAAAGCCGGTGTCAATCCGTTTGATTACGGTTCATCGTATACCGACATTATGAAAACCCAGGCGCTCAAACAGGCTTTAAAGAAATATGGTTTTACGGCAGCCTTTGGCGGCGGGCGTCGTGATGAAGAAAAATCACGTGCCAAGGAACGTATCTTCTCGTTCCGTAATGAAGCCCAAGCCTGGGATCCAAAAAACCAGCGTCCGGAAATGTGGAAACTGTACAACACCCGCATTCATAAAGGCGAAAGTATGCGTGTCTTCCCAATTTCCAACTGGACAGAAAAGGATATCTGGCAGTATATCAAACGTGAAAACATTGAAATTGTACCATTATACTTCGCCAAGCAGCGTCCAGTTATTGAAAGAGACGGCAACCTCATCATGGTGGATGATGATCGTCTGAAGCTGCGTCCAGGGGAAAAGATTGAGATGAAGAAAGTGCGTTTCAGAACTTTAGGCTGTTACCCATTAACGGGGGCCATTGAAAGTAATGCCGAGACGCTAGATGAAATTATTGAAGAAACATTAAGTGCGGTCGAAAGTGAACGTACCAGCCGTGTTATCGATCATGAGGAAAGCGGCTCAATGGAAAGACGTAAGAAAGAAGGTTATTTCTAA
- a CDS encoding indolepyruvate ferredoxin oxidoreductase subunit alpha, whose protein sequence is MSIKINDEKCVGCKGCVEACPGNLIKIKEDGKAHIDRVRDCWGCTSCLKACHFDAIAFFLGADIGGRGGTLHYEEKGDHAYWRFKDQTITINKKESNQY, encoded by the coding sequence ATGAGCATTAAAATCAATGATGAAAAATGTGTCGGCTGCAAGGGCTGCGTGGAAGCCTGCCCTGGCAATCTGATTAAAATCAAAGAAGACGGCAAGGCGCATATTGATCGTGTCCGTGACTGCTGGGGCTGTACGTCTTGTTTAAAGGCTTGTCATTTTGATGCGATCGCCTTTTTCCTCGGTGCTGATATCGGCGGCCGCGGCGGCACGCTGCATTATGAAGAAAAAGGGGATCATGCCTACTGGCGCTTTAAAGACCAGACGATCACGATCAATAAGAAAGAATCAAATCAATATTAG
- a CDS encoding adenylyl-sulfate reductase subunit alpha: MEREILETDVLIIGGGTAGCYAAYTLAKKSDVQVIIAEKANIKRSGCLAAGVNAINCYITKRHDPQFYVDYAMKDAHGIAREDLLLSMCERVNQTVKELEDHGLVILKDENGDYVTRGNRNIKINGENIKPILASMVKDPHIKVINHVNITNYLMEDGAVKGAYGFDVNEKKAYVIKAKATLIATGGASGLYRPNNPGFSRHKMWYPPFNTGAGYAMGILNGAEMTTFEMRFIALRCKDTIAPTGTIAQGVGAKQLNSKGEIYETKYGLTTSQRLYGTVNETLEGRGPCYLGTKGISSEAEEDLYKAYLNMAPSQTLKWLEAGIGPSKRNVEIQGTEPYIVGGHTASGYWIDNKRRTTLTGLYAAGDVAGGAPQKYVTGGLAEGEIAAETILQDLSSLSLPLHVSFDDQEYEHFFTNQEALFSVDDLEETMQKIMDQYAGGIGSYYQYNEASLTLAKAHIQELIPLSDQLVAKNTDDLLRIYELKERLVVCLSVIAHLAARKETRWHSFAENKDYPDVSHDYDVFINSVYRDGDITIIKRKLGGSYEH, encoded by the coding sequence ATGGAAAGAGAAATATTAGAAACCGATGTACTCATTATCGGCGGCGGCACGGCCGGCTGCTATGCGGCGTATACGTTAGCGAAAAAGTCCGATGTCCAGGTGATCATCGCCGAAAAGGCCAACATCAAACGCTCTGGCTGTTTAGCTGCCGGCGTCAATGCGATTAACTGTTATATCACCAAAAGGCATGATCCCCAATTCTATGTCGATTATGCGATGAAAGATGCCCATGGCATCGCGCGGGAAGACTTACTGTTATCGATGTGTGAACGGGTCAATCAGACGGTTAAGGAATTAGAAGATCATGGTTTAGTCATTTTGAAAGATGAAAATGGCGACTATGTCACAAGAGGAAATCGGAATATCAAAATTAATGGGGAAAACATCAAACCGATCCTCGCTTCGATGGTGAAAGATCCGCATATCAAAGTTATCAATCATGTCAATATTACCAATTATCTGATGGAAGATGGGGCTGTAAAGGGCGCTTATGGCTTTGATGTTAATGAAAAGAAAGCCTATGTCATCAAAGCCAAAGCGACGTTGATTGCGACCGGCGGAGCGAGCGGCCTCTATCGTCCCAATAATCCTGGCTTCTCTCGTCATAAGATGTGGTATCCGCCATTTAATACCGGTGCCGGTTATGCGATGGGGATTCTCAATGGCGCCGAGATGACGACCTTCGAAATGCGTTTTATTGCTTTACGCTGTAAAGATACGATCGCTCCTACGGGGACGATTGCGCAGGGCGTTGGCGCGAAACAGTTAAACAGTAAAGGCGAAATCTATGAAACGAAGTATGGTTTAACAACCTCTCAGCGTCTTTATGGCACGGTGAATGAAACTTTGGAAGGACGCGGCCCTTGTTACCTGGGGACAAAGGGGATTTCTTCGGAAGCGGAAGAAGATCTCTATAAGGCTTACCTCAACATGGCGCCAAGTCAGACGCTGAAATGGTTAGAAGCGGGCATTGGCCCAAGCAAGCGGAACGTGGAAATTCAAGGCACCGAACCTTATATTGTCGGCGGTCATACCGCTAGCGGCTACTGGATTGATAATAAGCGTCGCACCACGCTTACAGGGCTCTACGCGGCTGGGGATGTAGCCGGCGGCGCGCCACAGAAATATGTCACCGGCGGCTTAGCGGAAGGAGAGATCGCGGCGGAGACCATCCTGCAGGATTTATCCTCATTATCTTTGCCTTTGCATGTCTCTTTTGATGATCAGGAATACGAACATTTCTTTACCAATCAAGAAGCGTTATTTAGCGTCGATGATTTAGAAGAAACGATGCAGAAGATCATGGATCAGTATGCTGGTGGGATTGGCAGTTACTATCAGTATAATGAAGCGTCACTTACGTTAGCGAAAGCCCATATCCAGGAACTGATTCCGCTATCTGATCAGTTAGTCGCCAAAAATACGGATGACTTATTAAGAATATATGAATTAAAAGAACGTTTGGTTGTCTGCCTCTCAGTGATCGCTCACTTAGCGGCGCGGAAAGAGACAAGATGGCATAGCTTTGCGGAAAATAAAGATTATCCAGATGTTTCTCACGATTACGATGTCTTTATCAATTCCGTTTATCGCGATGGGGACATCACGATCATCAAACGTAAGCTAGGAGGGTCTTATGAGCATTAA
- a CDS encoding ABC transporter ATP-binding protein — MDQSYVELRHINKMYNDYKASDDISFSIQKGQLIALLGPSGSGKTTILRMIAGLENADSGEILIDGKKVNDIPAAKRGIGFVFQNYALFRYMTVYDNIAFGLKVAKWKRKEIDERVQELLKLVNLEGLGNRYPYELSGGQRQRVAFARALAPNPELLLLDEPFAAIDAKVRIELRTWLKEMIRKVGITSIFVTHDQEEAIEVADEIIVTNHGRIEQKGSPIAIYKQPESSFVVEFIGHPNRIHQPGRFKGFEDLKAHQAVLRSENIAIYKAGEYIKYINAVEDGIVKKRLFRGKEIEYTITVKGQEITGTRQVEEAMLEVGEAVKVLIYRLFVYGEHNTLQVICNPNITTDESVVI; from the coding sequence ATGGATCAAAGCTATGTTGAATTACGTCATATCAATAAAATGTATAACGATTATAAAGCCAGTGATGATATTTCCTTTTCTATTCAGAAAGGACAGCTGATTGCATTATTAGGTCCTTCAGGATCCGGGAAAACCACGATCCTGAGAATGATTGCCGGTTTAGAGAATGCCGATAGCGGAGAGATTCTCATTGATGGCAAGAAAGTCAATGATATCCCCGCTGCCAAGCGCGGGATTGGCTTTGTCTTTCAGAACTATGCGCTCTTTCGCTATATGACTGTCTATGACAATATCGCTTTTGGCTTAAAGGTGGCTAAGTGGAAACGCAAAGAGATCGATGAGCGGGTGCAGGAGTTATTAAAACTCGTGAACTTAGAAGGGCTCGGCAATCGTTATCCTTATGAGCTTTCCGGCGGACAGCGTCAGCGTGTCGCTTTTGCCCGCGCTTTAGCCCCCAATCCAGAATTGCTTTTACTCGATGAACCGTTTGCGGCGATCGATGCGAAAGTCCGTATTGAACTGCGAACCTGGCTTAAAGAGATGATTCGCAAAGTCGGAATTACGAGTATCTTTGTGACGCATGATCAGGAAGAAGCGATTGAAGTGGCTGATGAAATTATCGTTACCAATCATGGCCGGATTGAACAAAAAGGCAGTCCGATCGCTATTTATAAACAGCCAGAAAGCAGTTTCGTAGTGGAATTTATCGGGCATCCTAACCGCATTCATCAGCCGGGCCGCTTCAAAGGCTTTGAAGATTTAAAGGCCCATCAGGCGGTTTTGCGCAGTGAAAATATAGCGATCTATAAAGCGGGGGAATACATCAAATATATCAATGCTGTGGAAGACGGGATCGTCAAGAAACGGTTATTTAGAGGAAAAGAGATTGAATATACCATTACGGTTAAAGGGCAGGAGATCACCGGCACCAGACAGGTCGAAGAGGCGATGTTAGAAGTCGGTGAAGCGGTGAAAGTGCTTATTTATCGTCTGTTTGTCTATGGTGAACATAATACCTTACAAGTCATCTGTAATCCGAATATCACGACAGATGAATCCGTTGTTATTTAG
- a CDS encoding sulfate ABC transporter permease, protein MKKSKTAKILILITYLFVFFMLILPLLYCLGTAFSKGWKTFSQAVFTTYAIDAIVLTLVVSVICVLVNTLFGLLASNLLTRYQFKGKRVISALIDLPLTISPVVGGLVYVLTYGRQSILYSLLEKLNLEVMFAPLGIVLVTIFVTFPFVSREIIPVLNTRGTDEEEAAALMGASAWTIFKKITYPQVKGLLLYGIVLTMARAMGEFGAVSIISGHLLGKTMTMPLYIEFLYQGYDFVGAFALSSVLVFMALIMLFFRQLIALRKGDL, encoded by the coding sequence ATGAAAAAATCTAAAACCGCAAAAATACTTATTTTGATAACGTATCTCTTTGTCTTTTTCATGCTGATATTGCCCTTGCTTTATTGCCTGGGGACCGCTTTTTCAAAAGGCTGGAAAACCTTTTCGCAGGCCGTCTTCACGACTTATGCGATCGATGCCATTGTGCTGACATTAGTCGTGTCTGTCATCTGTGTCCTCGTTAATACGCTCTTCGGTTTGCTCGCCTCTAACTTACTAACGCGTTATCAATTTAAAGGCAAACGAGTCATCTCAGCACTCATTGATTTACCATTAACGATTTCACCTGTTGTTGGCGGACTTGTCTATGTCCTGACGTATGGGCGTCAGAGTATTCTTTATTCGCTATTGGAGAAGCTTAATTTAGAAGTAATGTTTGCTCCTTTAGGGATTGTGTTAGTCACAATTTTCGTGACCTTTCCTTTTGTCTCAAGGGAAATCATCCCTGTCTTAAATACGCGCGGCACTGATGAAGAAGAAGCCGCTGCTTTGATGGGCGCAAGCGCCTGGACGATCTTTAAGAAGATCACCTACCCACAGGTGAAAGGACTGCTTCTTTATGGCATCGTTTTAACGATGGCCAGAGCGATGGGAGAATTTGGCGCGGTCTCAATTATTTCCGGTCATTTGCTTGGCAAGACGATGACGATGCCTTTATATATCGAATTCTTATATCAGGGGTATGATTTCGTTGGCGCCTTTGCTTTATCAAGCGTGCTCGTCTTTATGGCCCTCATCATGTTATTTTTCAGGCAGCTGATTGCGCTGCGAAAGGGGGATCTCTAA
- the cysT gene encoding sulfate ABC transporter permease subunit CysT: MKSTNKRVIPGFGVNFSLTIIMLSLVVLMPLCSIIIYTSHISFSEFVKIVTDARVMASYGVTLETALIAALVNGVMGLIVAWVLVRYDFPFKSFVNSVIELPFALPTAVAGISLAYLTSRHGIVGQFAGLFGIKIAYTRLGMIVALIFVGFPFVVRTLQPVLEKIDHAYEEAAEMLGADEGYTFRHVLLPEIFPALVSGVTMSFARGIGEYGAVVFIAGNQPFKTEITAILVMSKLQSFDYASATAIALVMLAMSFLILFLNAFIQSKESVKATI, encoded by the coding sequence ATGAAATCTACAAATAAACGTGTCATTCCTGGCTTTGGGGTGAATTTTTCCCTCACCATAATCATGTTAAGCTTGGTTGTGTTAATGCCCTTGTGTTCGATTATCATCTACACCTCACACATCAGTTTTTCTGAATTTGTGAAGATTGTGACGGATGCGCGGGTGATGGCTAGTTACGGCGTAACTTTAGAAACAGCTTTGATCGCCGCCCTGGTCAATGGGGTGATGGGCTTGATCGTCGCCTGGGTGTTAGTCCGTTATGACTTTCCTTTTAAAAGCTTCGTCAATAGCGTCATTGAATTGCCCTTTGCCTTACCGACGGCGGTGGCGGGAATTTCCTTAGCTTATCTGACAAGCAGGCATGGGATCGTCGGACAGTTTGCCGGTCTTTTTGGAATTAAGATTGCATATACCCGCTTAGGGATGATCGTTGCCTTAATCTTTGTCGGTTTTCCCTTTGTCGTGAGAACCCTGCAGCCAGTTTTAGAAAAGATTGATCATGCCTATGAGGAAGCGGCGGAAATGCTGGGAGCGGATGAAGGCTATACCTTTCGCCATGTTCTTTTACCAGAAATCTTTCCTGCTTTAGTCAGCGGCGTGACCATGAGCTTTGCCCGCGGTATCGGGGAATATGGCGCGGTTGTCTTTATCGCCGGCAATCAGCCCTTTAAAACCGAAATCACCGCGATTCTCGTGATGAGTAAACTGCAGTCATTCGATTATGCTAGTGCTACAGCGATTGCGTTAGTCATGTTAGCCATGTCATTTCTCATTTTATTCTTAAATGCTTTTATACAGTCAAAAGAAAGCGTCAAAGCAACGATTTAA
- a CDS encoding sulfate ABC transporter substrate-binding protein has product MKFLKYIVTCFVMMASLSGCQKTQKLSITNVSYDPTRELYSAYNKQFIHYYQKTYHQAVTVVQSHGGSGKQALEVDNGLKGDVVSLAVQSDVDTLMKSGLIKQGYMHHYPHQSAPYTSTIVFLVRKGNPKKIHDWQDLTKKNVGVITPNPKTSGGARWNYLAAWYAFEKQGLRVTQIKKQMKALYHNVLVLDSGSRASTTTFCENGEGDVLITWENEAYLTMKENPGDYEMIIPSASILCQPTVALVDEVVKEKGTRKVANVYIKHLYSASAQRLIAQNYYRPVNQTIYQKQRATHQSHTIKKLTKCWIVDDLSMTTIEHFGGWAKATKVHFQDGGYFDEIYK; this is encoded by the coding sequence ATGAAATTCTTGAAATATATCGTTACCTGCTTTGTGATGATGGCAAGCTTAAGCGGCTGTCAGAAAACGCAAAAATTGTCGATCACTAATGTCTCCTATGATCCGACAAGAGAATTATACAGTGCATATAATAAGCAGTTTATCCACTATTATCAGAAAACGTATCACCAGGCTGTAACCGTGGTGCAGTCCCATGGCGGCAGCGGTAAACAGGCCTTAGAAGTCGATAATGGTCTTAAAGGTGATGTTGTCTCCTTAGCGGTTCAAAGTGATGTGGATACGCTCATGAAAAGCGGCTTAATCAAACAAGGATATATGCACCATTATCCGCATCAGTCAGCACCTTATACATCAACGATCGTCTTTTTAGTAAGAAAAGGCAATCCCAAAAAGATTCATGACTGGCAGGACTTAACGAAAAAGAATGTCGGTGTCATTACCCCTAATCCGAAAACGAGCGGCGGGGCCCGCTGGAACTATCTGGCAGCCTGGTATGCGTTTGAAAAACAAGGGTTAAGGGTGACGCAGATCAAAAAACAGATGAAAGCTTTGTATCATAACGTGTTGGTCTTAGATTCTGGCTCAAGGGCTTCCACAACCACTTTCTGTGAAAACGGTGAAGGGGATGTTTTGATAACCTGGGAAAATGAAGCCTATTTAACGATGAAAGAAAATCCTGGGGATTATGAAATGATTATTCCTAGCGCCAGTATTTTATGTCAGCCAACAGTGGCGTTAGTCGATGAAGTTGTTAAAGAAAAAGGCACGCGCAAGGTGGCTAATGTCTATATCAAACATCTTTATAGTGCCTCGGCGCAGCGTCTGATTGCGCAAAATTATTATCGTCCGGTGAATCAAACGATTTATCAAAAGCAGCGCGCGACGCATCAAAGCCATACCATTAAAAAATTAACGAAATGCTGGATTGTCGATGATCTTTCGATGACAACGATTGAGCATTTTGGCGGCTGGGCAAAAGCAACGAAAGTCCATTTTCAGGATGGGGGGTATTTTGATGAAATCTACAAATAA